From Salvia splendens isolate huo1 chromosome 3, SspV2, whole genome shotgun sequence, a single genomic window includes:
- the LOC121795765 gene encoding probable 1-deoxy-D-xylulose-5-phosphate synthase 2, chloroplastic: protein MASSCGVLNSSFLPLLHSDDSSTLLSRSTAALPLKKLKFAVVAALQHDNTNDVVASGDGLTRQKTRSLNFTGEKPPTPILDTINYPIHMKNLSIEELERLADELREEIVYSVSKTGGHLSSSLGVSELTVALHHVFNTPDDKIIWDVGHQAYPHKILTGRRSRMHTIRQTFGLAGFPKRDESAHDAFGAGHSSTSISAGLGMAVGRDLLHKDNHVISVIGDGAMTAGQAYEALNNAGFLDSNLIIVLNDNKQVSLPTATIDGPAPPVGALSKALTRLQASRKFRQLREAAKGVTKQMGEQAHEIASKVDTYMKGMMGKPGASLFEELGIYYIGPVDGHNIEDLVYIFNKVKEMPAPGPVLIHIITEKGKGYPPAEVAADKMHGVVKFDPNTGKQIKSKSNTKSYTQYFAESLVAEAEADNKIVAIHAAMGGGTGLNYFQKRFPDRCFDVGIAEQHAVTFAAGLATEGLKPFCTIYSSFLQRGYDQVVHDVDLQKLPVRFMMDRAGVVGADGPTHCGAFDTTYMACLPNMVVMAPSDELELMHMIATAAAIDDRPSCVRYPRGNGVGAPLPPNNKGTPLEVGKGRILREGSRVAILGFGTIVQNCLAAAELLNEHGMSVTVADARFCKPLDGELIKKLVQEHEVLITVEEGSIGGFSAHISHFLSLNGLLDRSLKWRPMVLPDRYIDHGAQTDQIEEAGLSPKHIAATVVSLIGGAKDSLHLINNL, encoded by the exons atggcATCATCTTGTGGAGTTCTCAACAGCAGTTTCTTGCCTTTGCTCCACTCTGATGATTCCTCAACCTTGTTATCTCGCTCTACTGCAGCTCTCCCCCTCAAAAAGCTTAAG TTTGCGGTGGTGGCAGCTCTTCAACACGACAACACGAACGACGTTGTTGCGAGCGGGGATGGTTTGACGAGGCAGAAAACGAGATCTCTGAATTTCACGGGAGAGAAGCCTCCGACGCCGATTTTGGATACCATCAACTATCCAATTCACATGAAAAACCTGTCCATCGAG GAGCTGGAGAGATTGGCTGATGAGTTGAGGGAGGAGATAGTGTACTCGGTGTCGAAAACGGGCGGGCATCTAAGCTCGAGCTTGGGTGTGTCGGAGCTCACCGTTGCGCTGCATCATGTATTCAACACACCAGATGATAAAATCATCTGGGATGTGGGACACCAGGCCTACCCGCACAAGATCCTCACCGGGAGGAGGTCCAGAATGCACACCATTCGACAAACCTTCGGCCTAGCCGGATTCCCTAAACGCGACGAAAGCGCCCACGACGCCTTTGGAGCTGGCCACAGCTCAACTAGCATCTCTGCTGGCTTAGGCATGGCTGTGGGGAGAGACTTGTTACACAAGGACAACCATGTGATATCGGTCATCGGAGACGGAGCCATGACCGCCGGCCAGGCGTACGAGGCGCTCAACAACGCAGGATTCCTCGATTCCAACCTCATCATAGTCTTGAATGACAACAAACAAGTCTCCCTGCCTACTGCCACCATCGACGGCCCTGCTCCCCCCGTCGGAGCCCTCAGCAAAGCCCTCACCCGTCTACAAGCCAGCAGAAAGTTCCGCCAACTCCGCGAAGCAGCAAAG GGCGTGACTAAGCAGATGGGAGAGCAGGCCCATGAGATTGCATCAAAGGTGGACACCTACATGAAGGGGATGATGGGGAAGCCCGGGGCCTCGCTCTTCGAGGAGCTCGGGATCTACTACATCGGCCCTGTCGACGGCCACAACATAGAAGATCTGGTATATATTTTCAACAAGGTTAAGGAAATGCCAGCGCCAGGGCCTGTCCTCATCCACATCATCACTGAGAAGGGCAAAGGCTACCCTCCTGCTGAAGTTGCTGCAGACAAGATGCATGGTGTGGTCAAGTTTGATCCCAACACTGGGAAACAGATCAAATCCAAATCTAACACCAAATCCTACACTCAATACTTCGCCGAGTCTCTGGTGGCCGAAGCAGAGGCCGACAACAAGATCGTGGCGATCCACGCAGCAATGGGGGGCGGCACGGGGCTCAACTACTTCCAGAAGCGTTTCCCGGACAGGTGCTTCGACGTGGGGATAGCGGAGCAGCACGCTGTCACGTTCGCAGCCGGGCTGGCAACAGAGGGGCTGAAGCCCTTCTGCACGATCTACTCCTCCTTCCTGCAGAGGGGATACGATCAGGTGGTTCACGACGTAGATCTTCAAAAGCTCCCGGTACGGTTCATGATGGACCGGGCGGGAGTGGTGGGGGCCGACGGCCCCACCCACTGTGGCGCCTTCGACACCACCTACATGGCCTGCCTGCCCAACATGGTCGTCATGGCCCCCTCCGACGAGCTCGAGCTCATGCACATGATCGCCACTGCCGCCGCCATCGACGACCGCCCCAGCTGCGTCCGATACCCCAGAGGAAACGGGGTCGGCGCGCCTCTCCCGCCTAACAACAAAGGAACCCCTCTGGAG GTTGGGAAGGGAAGGATTTTAAGAGAGGGGTCCAGAGTTGCAATCCTCGGATTCGGTACTATCGTGCAGAACTGTTTGGCCGCGGCGGAGCTTCTTAACGAGCACGGCATGTCTGTAACCGTGGCAGATGCGAGATTTTGTAAGCCACTCGATGGAGAGCTGATCAAGAAGTTGGTGCAGGAGCATGAGGTTCTCATCACTGTTGAAGAGGGATCTATTGGCGGATTCAGCGCACATATTTCTCATTTCTTGTCCCTCAACGGACTTCTAGACCGAAGCCTTAAG TGGAGGCCAATGGTGCTACCAGACAGGTACATAGATCACGGGGCGCAGACGGATCAAATCGAAGAAGCCGGGCTCAGTCCGAAACACATTGCGGCTACGGTTGTGTCACTAATTGGTGGAGCAAAGGACAGTCTTCATCTAATCAACAACTTGTGA